Proteins encoded within one genomic window of Actinoplanes octamycinicus:
- a CDS encoding PH domain-containing protein, which translates to MQWRVRPVLPVTKLIGAVAVVVLAVAFGGGDRLRWVVAAVVALALLVWALRDLVVPIRLAADADGVTVVTGFARRRRLSWSQVERVRVDRTTRRGLRSELLEIDAGDAVYLFGAHELGAMPEDVVTEIAELRA; encoded by the coding sequence ATGCAGTGGCGTGTGCGACCGGTGTTGCCGGTCACCAAGCTGATAGGTGCGGTCGCCGTGGTGGTGCTGGCCGTCGCGTTCGGGGGCGGCGACCGGCTGCGCTGGGTGGTGGCCGCGGTGGTCGCCCTGGCCCTGCTCGTCTGGGCGCTGCGCGACCTGGTGGTCCCGATCCGGCTCGCGGCCGACGCGGACGGCGTCACGGTGGTCACCGGGTTCGCCCGCCGGCGGCGGCTGAGCTGGTCGCAGGTCGAGCGGGTGCGGGTGGACCGGACCACCCGGCGGGGCCTGCGCAGCGAGCTGCTGGAGATCGACGCCGGTGACGCGGTCTACCTCTTCGGCGCGCACGAGCTGGGCGCCATGCCGGAGGACGTGGTGACCGAGATCGCCGAGCTGCGCGCTTAG
- a CDS encoding rhomboid family intramembrane serine protease, giving the protein MSEAPSTSPVCYRHPGTETMLRCSRCEKPICPKCMNDAAVGFQCPDCVKDGRRSQRQARTAFGGSLVAGRAGYAVRSIIALNFLVMAVSVAFGGLRAIAGAGGFFNTGGAPTRVTRAFEVLGYARYGGDWHGIAAGEWYRLVTAMFVHYGALHLLLNMMLLWQIGSYLEAKFGPARFLALYFLAGFGGNVAVYALQEPYIPAAGASTATFGLVIGIIIVNRRLALDISSLVPLLVMNLIYTFALPGISVEGHLGGLAAGAAATVVLAYAKLPHRTAKQVIGCSILFVVLVAVAIARTVQILN; this is encoded by the coding sequence ATGAGTGAGGCTCCGTCCACGTCACCGGTGTGCTATCGACACCCGGGCACGGAGACCATGCTCCGATGCAGCCGGTGCGAGAAACCGATCTGTCCGAAATGTATGAACGACGCGGCGGTCGGTTTCCAGTGCCCGGACTGTGTCAAGGACGGACGGCGTAGCCAGCGGCAGGCGCGCACCGCCTTCGGCGGGAGCCTTGTCGCTGGCCGCGCCGGTTACGCGGTGCGGTCCATCATCGCGCTCAACTTCCTGGTGATGGCCGTCTCGGTCGCCTTCGGCGGGCTGCGTGCGATCGCCGGCGCCGGCGGCTTCTTCAACACCGGCGGCGCCCCGACCCGGGTCACCAGGGCGTTCGAGGTGCTGGGCTACGCGCGCTACGGCGGCGATTGGCACGGCATCGCGGCCGGCGAGTGGTACCGGCTGGTCACCGCCATGTTCGTGCACTACGGCGCGCTCCACCTGCTGCTCAACATGATGTTGCTGTGGCAGATCGGCAGCTACCTGGAGGCCAAGTTCGGCCCGGCGCGGTTCCTGGCGCTCTATTTCCTGGCCGGTTTCGGGGGCAACGTCGCGGTCTACGCGCTGCAGGAGCCCTACATCCCCGCGGCGGGCGCCTCCACCGCGACCTTCGGCCTGGTCATCGGCATCATCATCGTCAACCGGCGGCTGGCACTGGACATCAGCTCGCTGGTCCCGCTGCTGGTGATGAACCTGATCTACACCTTCGCCCTGCCCGGCATCTCGGTCGAGGGCCACCTCGGCGGCCTGGCCGCGGGCGCCGCCGCCACCGTCGTGCTGGCCTATGCCAAGCTGCCGCACCGCACCGCGAAACAGGTGATCGGCTGCTCGATCCTGTTCGTGGTCCTGGTCGCCGTCGCGATCGCCCGCACCGTCCAGATCCTCAATTAG
- a CDS encoding peptidylprolyl isomerase: protein MAETIYATLHTNHGPIRLQLFPDHAPATVRNFVELAEGTKAYTDPRTGQPGNGPYYNGTISHRVIAGFMVQMGDPTGTGRGGPGFQFADEFHPELSFDRPYLLAMANAGPGTNGSQFFITVGPTPHLNRRHTIFGQVADEQSAKVVDSIANTPTGPGDRPREDVVIERVEIERA from the coding sequence GTGGCCGAGACGATTTACGCCACCCTGCACACCAACCACGGTCCGATCCGGCTTCAGCTGTTCCCGGACCACGCCCCGGCGACCGTCCGGAACTTCGTGGAGCTGGCCGAGGGCACGAAGGCGTACACCGACCCGCGCACCGGTCAGCCGGGCAACGGTCCGTACTACAACGGCACCATCTCGCACCGGGTGATCGCCGGCTTCATGGTCCAGATGGGCGACCCGACCGGCACCGGCCGGGGCGGCCCGGGCTTCCAGTTCGCCGACGAGTTCCACCCGGAGCTCTCCTTCGACCGGCCGTACCTGCTGGCGATGGCGAACGCGGGCCCCGGCACCAACGGTTCGCAGTTCTTCATCACGGTCGGCCCGACCCCGCACCTGAACCGCCGGCACACCATCTTCGGCCAGGTCGCCGACGAGCAGTCGGCCAAGGTCGTGGACTCGATCGCGAACACCCCCACCGGCCCGGGCGACCGGCCGCGTGAGGACGTGGTGATCGAGCGGGTGGAGATCGAGCGGGCCTGA
- the eccB gene encoding type VII secretion protein EccB, giving the protein MSDLERLTGALIAHDADPPHPALRRPAPVVLTGVLIAALTAGVLAAYGMVTGAALAEPTDPTAILLDRHSGARYVYLESDRRLHPILNYTSGLLLAAAESPRVKAVSTRKLAGVPLGGTLGIPDAPDDLPLAGKLLDGAWTVCTAGGAGTVLVGTTPTGGTVAEQALLVRDPTGRTFLVHAGHRFQLPADRVDATLRALGWYGRTPGPVATGWIDAVPAGPDLIAPEVPAAGTASALPGRWVGEVLTDSAGQFAVVLGDGIAAVTELQARLLGPPIAVGAAFRGLRPSDRGVRSAAGLPAVVPPIAEFPVRACVTRPADGPATVRLNPAVPDAGPVHVPRGHGAVVTSPAGPVQVVTDTGRAYPLASGDLLTRLGYPGVRPVTVPAELLAQLPAGPLLDRERAGRR; this is encoded by the coding sequence GTGTCCGACCTGGAACGGTTGACCGGCGCCCTGATCGCTCACGACGCGGACCCGCCCCACCCGGCACTGCGCCGGCCCGCTCCGGTGGTGCTGACCGGGGTCCTGATCGCCGCGCTCACCGCAGGCGTCCTGGCGGCTTACGGCATGGTCACCGGCGCGGCCCTGGCCGAGCCGACCGATCCGACCGCGATCCTGCTCGACCGGCACTCCGGCGCCCGCTACGTCTACCTGGAGTCCGACCGCCGCCTGCACCCGATCCTCAACTACACCTCCGGCCTGCTGCTCGCCGCCGCGGAGAGCCCGCGGGTCAAAGCGGTGTCGACCAGGAAACTGGCCGGGGTGCCGCTGGGCGGGACACTCGGCATCCCGGACGCCCCGGACGACCTGCCGCTCGCCGGGAAGCTGCTGGACGGCGCCTGGACGGTCTGCACCGCGGGCGGCGCGGGCACCGTGCTGGTCGGGACGACCCCGACCGGCGGGACCGTCGCCGAGCAGGCACTGCTGGTCCGCGACCCGACCGGCCGGACCTTCCTGGTGCACGCCGGCCACCGGTTCCAGCTGCCCGCGGACCGGGTGGACGCCACGCTGCGCGCCCTCGGCTGGTATGGCCGCACGCCCGGCCCGGTCGCCACCGGCTGGATCGACGCGGTGCCGGCCGGTCCGGATCTGATCGCGCCCGAGGTGCCCGCCGCCGGCACCGCGTCGGCGCTGCCCGGCCGCTGGGTGGGTGAGGTGCTCACCGATTCCGCCGGGCAGTTCGCGGTGGTGCTGGGCGACGGCATCGCGGCGGTCACCGAGCTGCAGGCCCGGCTGCTCGGGCCGCCGATCGCAGTGGGCGCGGCATTCCGCGGGCTGCGGCCGTCCGATCGGGGCGTGCGGTCCGCCGCCGGCCTGCCGGCCGTGGTTCCTCCGATCGCCGAGTTTCCGGTACGGGCCTGCGTCACCCGCCCGGCGGACGGGCCGGCCACCGTACGCCTGAACCCGGCGGTCCCGGACGCCGGCCCGGTGCACGTGCCTCGTGGCCACGGCGCGGTGGTCACCTCGCCGGCCGGCCCGGTCCAGGTGGTCACCGACACCGGGCGGGCCTACCCGCTGGCAAGCGGCGACCTGCTGACCCGGCTCGGTTACCCCGGGGTGCGCCCGGTCACCGTGCCGGCCGAGCTGCTCGCACAGCTGCCGGCCGGCCCGCTCCTGGATCGGGAGCGGGCCGGCCGGCGCTGA
- the corA gene encoding magnesium/cobalt transporter CorA: MSDRENTTWGRGRPLSKAWAARAMNRFLGSTDAGQQSGEAGPDGSAVVDCGVYVAGERIPGAFTPDQAFAEARRRDDAFVWLGLHQPSEHEMTTIAQTYGLHELSVEDAVKAEQRPKLEQFGDVHFLVLRTARYVPHQELTESSQVVETGQMMIFIGDRFVITVRHGDASEMSPVRADLEKQRAQLLEQGPWAVAYAVTDRVVDHYLEVAEQVEADLDLIEEGVFSRDKSAPIQQVYQLKRELVEFRRAVVPLQRPLSGIIASQGVVPKEIRRYFRDVQDHLTRTVEQVSSYDDLLNSILQARLAQVTVDQNNDMRKIAAWAGIATVWTAAAGVYGMNFEYMPETKWQYGYPGLVALLSVITVVLYRAFRRNGWL; this comes from the coding sequence ATGAGCGACCGCGAGAACACCACGTGGGGTCGTGGCCGGCCGTTGTCCAAGGCCTGGGCGGCCCGGGCGATGAACCGTTTCCTCGGCTCCACGGACGCCGGTCAGCAGTCCGGTGAGGCCGGTCCGGACGGCTCCGCGGTGGTCGACTGCGGGGTCTACGTGGCCGGCGAGCGGATTCCCGGCGCGTTCACCCCGGACCAGGCGTTCGCCGAGGCCCGCCGGCGCGACGACGCCTTCGTCTGGCTCGGCCTGCACCAGCCGTCCGAGCACGAGATGACGACCATCGCGCAGACCTACGGGCTGCACGAGCTGTCCGTCGAGGACGCCGTCAAGGCCGAGCAGCGGCCCAAACTGGAGCAGTTCGGCGACGTGCACTTTCTGGTGCTGCGGACCGCGCGGTACGTGCCGCACCAGGAGCTGACCGAGAGTTCCCAGGTGGTCGAGACCGGCCAGATGATGATCTTCATCGGTGACCGGTTCGTGATCACCGTCCGGCACGGCGACGCGTCCGAGATGTCGCCGGTCCGCGCCGACCTGGAGAAACAGCGCGCCCAGCTGCTGGAGCAGGGCCCGTGGGCGGTGGCCTACGCGGTCACCGACCGCGTCGTCGACCACTACCTCGAGGTGGCCGAGCAGGTCGAGGCGGACCTGGACCTGATCGAGGAGGGCGTCTTCTCGCGCGACAAGAGCGCCCCGATCCAGCAGGTCTACCAGCTCAAGCGGGAGCTGGTGGAGTTCCGCCGGGCGGTGGTGCCGTTGCAGCGGCCGCTCTCCGGGATCATCGCCAGCCAGGGCGTGGTGCCCAAGGAGATCCGCCGCTACTTCCGGGACGTGCAGGACCACCTGACCCGGACGGTGGAGCAGGTCTCCTCCTACGACGACCTGCTCAACTCGATCCTGCAGGCCCGGCTGGCCCAGGTGACCGTGGACCAGAACAACGACATGCGCAAGATCGCCGCCTGGGCCGGTATCGCCACGGTGTGGACCGCCGCCGCCGGCGTCTACGGGATGAACTTCGAGTACATGCCGGAGACCAAGTGGCAGTACGGCTATCCCGGCCTGGTGGCCCTGCTCTCAGTGATCACCGTCGTTCTCTATCGGGCCTTCCGCCGCAACGGCTGGCTGTAA
- a CDS encoding aminotransferase-like domain-containing protein, with protein sequence MTAEQLISFARGAPSLDIVDVEGLKAAAARAFDADPAGVTAYGTSVGYLPLRKWIADKHGVSPDQVIVTNGSLQADAFLFGHLVQPGDDVVVEKPTYDRTLLNLQNLGAKVHQVTLRPDGIDIDELRTLLESGVRPKLAHIIPNYQNPAGLTLSAEKRRALLALAEQYEFIIFEDDPYVDIRFRGEPLPSMLSMDTNNLVVHASSFTKTVCPGVRVGYLVGPAALIDAIAKKATNLYISPGMVSEAIVHQFCVSGDIEKSVQKVSSALGERAKVLAESIRKHIPGATFTEPDGGYFLWVDLPGDVDVDKLFPAAMKKGVAIVKGSDFLLEGGHSSVRLAYSAVTVDQIDEGVRRLAAAIDEVRA encoded by the coding sequence ATGACCGCAGAGCAGCTCATCTCGTTCGCCCGTGGTGCTCCGTCGCTGGACATCGTCGACGTGGAGGGCCTGAAGGCCGCCGCGGCCCGTGCCTTCGACGCCGATCCGGCCGGGGTCACCGCGTACGGCACGTCCGTCGGTTACCTCCCGCTGCGGAAGTGGATCGCCGACAAACACGGTGTCTCGCCGGATCAGGTCATCGTGACCAACGGCTCGCTGCAGGCCGACGCGTTCCTCTTCGGCCACCTGGTGCAGCCCGGCGACGACGTGGTCGTGGAGAAGCCGACCTACGACCGCACGCTGCTCAACCTGCAGAATTTGGGCGCCAAGGTGCACCAGGTGACGCTGCGGCCGGACGGCATCGACATCGACGAGCTGCGCACGCTGCTGGAGTCCGGGGTCCGCCCGAAACTGGCGCACATCATCCCGAACTACCAGAACCCGGCCGGTCTCACCCTCTCCGCGGAGAAGCGCCGGGCGCTGCTCGCGCTGGCCGAGCAGTACGAGTTCATCATCTTCGAGGACGACCCGTACGTGGACATCCGGTTCCGTGGCGAGCCGCTGCCCTCGATGCTGTCGATGGACACGAACAACCTGGTGGTGCACGCCTCCAGCTTCACCAAGACGGTCTGCCCCGGCGTGCGCGTCGGCTACCTGGTCGGCCCGGCCGCGCTGATCGACGCGATCGCGAAGAAGGCGACCAACCTCTACATCTCCCCGGGCATGGTCTCCGAGGCGATCGTCCACCAGTTCTGCGTCTCCGGCGACATCGAGAAGTCGGTCCAGAAGGTCAGCTCGGCTCTGGGCGAACGGGCCAAGGTGCTGGCCGAGTCGATCCGCAAGCACATCCCCGGCGCCACCTTCACCGAGCCGGACGGCGGTTACTTCCTCTGGGTGGACCTGCCCGGCGACGTCGACGTGGACAAGCTCTTCCCGGCGGCCATGAAGAAGGGTGTCGCGATCGTCAAGGGCAGCGACTTCCTGCTGGAGGGCGGGCACAGCTCGGTGCGCCTGGCCTACTCCGCGGTCACCGTGGACCAGATCGACGAGGGCGTCCGGCGGCTCGCCGCGGCCATCGACGAGGTTCGCGCCTGA
- a CDS encoding phosphocholine cytidylyltransferase family protein — protein MIGLVLAAGAGRRLRPYTDTLPKALVPVDGETTIMDISLRNLAAAGLTDVTIVVGYCASAVEERVEAFQNKYGVKISLVHNDKAEEWNNAYSLWLARDHFAQGALMVNGDTVHPVSVEQTLLANRGPSILLAVDNVKKLADEEMKTVFDADGQLTKITKLMEPSEAFGEYIGANIIEASAASALADALKTTFERNPDLYYEDGFQEYANRGGEVRAATIGDLPWVEVDNHDDLAKARDIACRY, from the coding sequence ATGATCGGTCTGGTGCTTGCCGCCGGCGCCGGGCGCCGCCTGCGCCCGTACACGGATACGCTGCCGAAGGCGCTCGTCCCGGTCGACGGGGAGACCACGATCATGGACATCTCGCTGCGGAACCTCGCCGCGGCCGGGCTGACCGACGTGACCATCGTCGTCGGCTACTGCGCGAGCGCGGTGGAGGAGCGGGTCGAGGCGTTCCAGAACAAGTACGGCGTGAAGATCTCCCTGGTGCACAACGACAAGGCCGAGGAGTGGAACAACGCCTACTCGCTCTGGCTGGCCCGGGACCACTTCGCGCAGGGCGCCCTGATGGTCAACGGCGACACCGTGCACCCGGTCAGCGTCGAGCAGACGCTGCTCGCCAACCGGGGCCCGAGCATCCTGCTCGCCGTCGACAACGTGAAGAAGCTGGCCGACGAGGAGATGAAGACCGTCTTCGACGCGGACGGCCAGCTCACCAAGATCACCAAGCTGATGGAGCCGTCCGAGGCCTTCGGTGAGTACATCGGTGCCAACATCATCGAGGCGTCCGCCGCGTCCGCCCTGGCCGACGCGCTGAAGACGACGTTCGAGCGGAACCCGGACCTGTACTACGAGGACGGCTTCCAGGAGTACGCGAACCGCGGTGGCGAGGTCCGCGCGGCGACCATCGGCGACCTGCCCTGGGTCGAGGTGGACAACCACGACGACCTGGCGAAAGCCCGGGACATCGCATGCCGCTACTAG
- a CDS encoding iron-containing alcohol dehydrogenase family protein has protein sequence MPLLARSVQTPLHIDVRRGAVADLGRILADGRISAGGDVAVVVGPGLGERIVDLLRPSLQSASVYVTTGGTLDAALELADKLRSGNFDAVVGIGGGKTVDTAKYAASRWGLPMVSVATSLANDGIASPVASLINDGIKGSYGVHIPFGVIVDLDFVENGPERVNRAGIGDVISNISALADWELGRQVRGEPVDGIAASLSRMGAEAILSMPGDLSDDAFVTVLAEALISSGLAMAVSGSSRPCSGGCHEIIHATDSLFPDTASHGELAGLGALFCTFLRGDERRFGQMADCLARHQLPRTPSDVGLDADQFVQVIEFAPRTRPDRYTILEHLAMSPDEIRRQLAEYELALAAR, from the coding sequence ATGCCGCTACTAGCCCGTAGCGTCCAGACCCCGCTGCACATCGACGTGCGGCGGGGCGCGGTCGCCGACCTCGGCCGGATCCTGGCGGACGGCCGGATCTCGGCGGGCGGGGACGTCGCCGTGGTGGTCGGTCCCGGGCTGGGCGAGCGGATCGTCGACCTGCTGCGCCCGTCGCTGCAGTCGGCGAGCGTCTACGTCACCACCGGCGGCACCCTGGACGCCGCCCTGGAGCTGGCCGACAAGCTGCGCTCGGGGAACTTCGACGCGGTGGTCGGCATCGGCGGCGGCAAGACGGTGGACACCGCGAAGTACGCCGCCAGCCGCTGGGGCCTGCCGATGGTCTCGGTCGCCACCAGCCTGGCCAACGACGGCATCGCCTCGCCGGTGGCCAGCCTGATCAACGACGGGATCAAGGGGTCGTACGGGGTGCACATCCCGTTCGGCGTGATCGTCGACCTGGACTTCGTGGAGAACGGGCCGGAGCGGGTCAACCGGGCCGGCATCGGCGACGTGATCAGCAACATCAGCGCGCTGGCCGACTGGGAGCTGGGCCGCCAGGTGCGCGGCGAGCCGGTCGACGGCATCGCCGCCTCGCTGTCCCGGATGGGCGCCGAGGCGATCCTGTCGATGCCCGGCGACCTCAGCGACGACGCGTTCGTCACGGTGCTCGCCGAGGCGCTGATCTCCAGCGGCCTGGCGATGGCGGTCAGCGGCAGCAGCCGCCCGTGCAGCGGCGGCTGTCACGAGATCATCCACGCCACCGACTCGCTCTTCCCGGACACCGCCTCGCACGGCGAGCTGGCCGGGCTGGGCGCGCTGTTCTGCACCTTCCTGCGCGGCGACGAGCGTCGCTTCGGCCAGATGGCCGACTGCCTGGCCCGGCACCAGCTCCCCCGGACCCCGTCCGACGTGGGGCTGGACGCCGACCAGTTCGTGCAGGTCATCGAGTTCGCGCCGCGGACCCGGCCGGACCGCTACACCATCCTCGAGCATCTGGCGATGTCGCCGGACGAGATCCGCCGACAGCTGGCCGAGTATGAGCTCGCCCTCGCGGCCCGCTGA
- a CDS encoding CDP-alcohol phosphatidyltransferase family protein, producing the protein MSSPSRPAEPGATPTAADYYAVNRGGGLFSEAVSQRIGARLAVFAYRNKLSPTVMTIGNLGIGCLTSFVVIATAGPVADGRVWGWLIGLIALVGWQLAYAFDCSDGQLARVTGQTSVAGGRLDVLCDVAVQSALVAALASVAKAQEPDTPAWLLAGFAATWMVNLVTSVMQGGEQAASMVTSRSLPVRAVKLVRDYGAVIALAGLLLTVAPQWTVWFVALFTLVNAGFLAASIAFTGRTALRG; encoded by the coding sequence ATGAGCTCGCCCTCGCGGCCCGCTGAGCCGGGCGCCACGCCCACCGCGGCTGACTACTACGCGGTCAACCGCGGTGGCGGGCTGTTCAGCGAGGCGGTCAGCCAGCGGATCGGGGCGCGGCTGGCGGTCTTCGCGTACCGGAACAAGCTCAGCCCGACCGTGATGACGATCGGCAACCTGGGCATCGGCTGTCTCACCTCGTTCGTGGTGATCGCGACGGCCGGCCCGGTCGCCGACGGCCGGGTGTGGGGCTGGCTGATCGGTCTGATCGCGCTGGTCGGCTGGCAGCTGGCGTACGCGTTCGACTGCTCCGACGGCCAGCTGGCCCGGGTCACCGGCCAGACCAGCGTGGCCGGCGGCCGGCTCGACGTGCTCTGCGACGTGGCCGTGCAGTCCGCCCTGGTGGCCGCGCTCGCGTCGGTCGCCAAGGCGCAGGAGCCGGACACCCCGGCCTGGCTGCTCGCCGGGTTCGCCGCCACCTGGATGGTCAACCTGGTCACCTCGGTGATGCAGGGCGGCGAGCAGGCGGCCAGCATGGTGACCAGCCGGTCGCTGCCGGTCCGGGCGGTCAAGCTGGTCCGCGATTACGGCGCGGTGATCGCCCTGGCCGGCCTGCTGCTCACCGTGGCTCCGCAGTGGACGGTCTGGTTCGTCGCGCTGTTCACCCTGGTGAACGCGGGGTTCCTGGCCGCCAGCATCGCCTTCACCGGGCGGACCGCCCTGCGCGGCTGA
- a CDS encoding glycosyltransferase family 4 protein, giving the protein MKVVVAHNRYREAIPSGENVIVDTEIEQLRASGLEVVSFQRSSDSIGAMSAGQKALLPVSPMLGVAAQRDLAALLEAEKPDILHLHNPYPLISPRVIRTAHRFGVPVIQTVHNYRQVCSSGLYFRDGHNCHDCRGKLLGWPAIKNRCYRGSAAQSAIMATTLAVHRPTWRSVDRYIALTDKIAAHLADYGIPAGRIVIKPNGLPDPGQPAPLGEGFLYGARLSPEKGLGLLLDAWRQHPDGALGTLRIAGDGELRPLAEQVAAERADVSYLGPLDRAGMTAARRASAVVVAVPTWEDVLPTVVLEAMSAGRPVLGTAVGGVPYMIGDGPDAAGWLARPEVGALAAALPVARDGAARTATAARERYLRHFHPDVLTKRLIEVYAELSRAGRSAR; this is encoded by the coding sequence GTGAAGGTGGTGGTGGCACACAACCGGTACCGCGAGGCGATCCCCTCCGGGGAGAACGTCATCGTCGACACCGAGATCGAGCAGTTGCGCGCGTCGGGCCTGGAAGTGGTGTCCTTCCAGCGCAGCTCGGACTCGATCGGCGCGATGTCGGCGGGGCAGAAGGCGCTGTTGCCGGTCTCGCCGATGCTCGGTGTGGCGGCGCAGCGGGATCTGGCGGCGCTGCTCGAAGCGGAGAAACCAGATATTCTGCACTTGCACAACCCATATCCGCTTATTTCGCCGCGAGTGATCAGAACGGCCCACCGTTTCGGCGTCCCGGTCATCCAGACCGTGCACAACTACCGGCAGGTCTGCTCCTCCGGCCTCTACTTCCGGGACGGGCACAACTGCCACGACTGCCGCGGCAAGCTGCTCGGCTGGCCGGCGATCAAGAACCGGTGCTACCGCGGCTCGGCCGCGCAGAGCGCGATCATGGCCACCACCCTGGCCGTTCACCGCCCCACCTGGCGCTCGGTGGACCGCTACATCGCGCTGACCGACAAGATCGCCGCGCACCTCGCCGACTACGGCATCCCGGCCGGGCGCATCGTGATCAAACCCAACGGCCTCCCCGACCCGGGTCAGCCCGCCCCGCTCGGCGAGGGTTTCCTGTACGGCGCCCGGCTCTCCCCGGAGAAGGGCCTCGGCCTGCTGCTCGACGCCTGGCGGCAGCACCCGGACGGCGCCCTCGGCACGCTGCGCATCGCCGGCGACGGCGAGCTGCGCCCGCTGGCCGAGCAGGTCGCCGCCGAGCGCGCCGACGTCAGCTACCTGGGTCCGCTGGACCGGGCCGGGATGACCGCGGCGCGCCGTGCGTCGGCGGTCGTGGTCGCCGTCCCCACCTGGGAGGACGTGCTGCCCACGGTGGTTCTGGAGGCGATGTCGGCGGGCCGCCCGGTGCTCGGCACCGCGGTCGGCGGGGTGCCCTACATGATCGGCGACGGCCCGGACGCGGCCGGCTGGCTGGCCCGGCCGGAGGTCGGCGCGCTGGCCGCGGCGCTGCCGGTGGCGCGGGACGGCGCCGCCCGGACAGCGACCGCGGCGCGCGAGCGCTATCTGCGCCACTTCCATCCGGACGTGCTGACGAAGCGGCTGATCGAGGTTTACGCGGAGCTCAGCCGCGCAGGGCGGTCCGCCCGGTGA
- a CDS encoding Fpg/Nei family DNA glycosylase yields MPELPEVEALAAYLRERAVGHTVQRFEVSSFSALKTYDPAPSALTGLPITSAGRHGKFLDVGIGPEVHLVVHLARAGWLHYRDAFKSPAPLKPGSGPIAIRLRLDDGSGFDLTEAGTQKSLAAYLVRDPLTEVPGVSRLGPDALAVSRDEFAARLRERNGQVKGVLTDQEVLAGIGNAYSDEILHVAKMSPFALTGKLTDEQITTLYEAMREVETDAVQRSVGQRAAELKGEKRAGMRVHARTGLPCPVCGDTVREVSFADKSLQYCATCQTGGKPLADRRLSKLVR; encoded by the coding sequence GTGCCCGAACTCCCCGAGGTCGAGGCGCTCGCCGCTTACCTGCGGGAGCGCGCGGTCGGCCACACCGTGCAGCGCTTCGAGGTGTCCTCGTTCAGCGCGCTGAAGACCTACGACCCGGCGCCGTCCGCGCTGACCGGCCTGCCGATCACCTCGGCCGGCCGGCACGGCAAGTTCCTGGACGTCGGCATCGGCCCCGAGGTGCACCTGGTCGTGCACCTGGCCCGGGCCGGCTGGCTGCACTACCGGGACGCGTTCAAGTCACCGGCCCCGCTCAAGCCGGGCAGCGGCCCGATCGCCATCCGGCTGCGGCTCGACGACGGCTCCGGCTTCGACCTGACCGAGGCGGGCACCCAGAAATCCCTGGCCGCCTACCTGGTGCGCGACCCGCTGACCGAGGTGCCCGGGGTGTCCCGGCTGGGCCCGGACGCGCTCGCGGTCAGCCGCGACGAGTTCGCCGCCCGGCTGAGAGAGCGGAACGGCCAGGTCAAAGGCGTGCTCACCGACCAGGAGGTGCTGGCCGGGATCGGCAACGCCTACTCCGACGAGATCCTGCACGTGGCGAAGATGTCGCCGTTCGCGCTGACCGGCAAGCTCACCGACGAGCAGATCACCACGCTCTACGAGGCGATGCGCGAAGTGGAGACCGACGCGGTCCAGCGCTCGGTCGGGCAGCGGGCGGCCGAGCTCAAGGGCGAGAAACGGGCCGGCATGCGGGTGCACGCCCGGACCGGCCTGCCGTGCCCGGTCTGCGGGGACACCGTGCGGGAGGTCTCCTTCGCCGACAAGAGCCTGCAGTACTGCGCCACCTGCCAGACCGGTGGCAAACCGCTCGCCGACCGCCGCCTGTCCAAGTTGGTCCGGTGA